A genomic window from Streptomyces sp. NBC_00234 includes:
- a CDS encoding NAD kinase: MTTNTARTVFLLAHTGRPAAIRSAELVVQGLLRNGLGVRVLAHEAADLPLPPEVEIVSETGPAAVDGCELLIVLGGDGTLLRGAEISRASGVPMLGVNLGRVGFLAEAERDDLDQVVDRVVTRAYQVEERMTLDVLVHSNGDIVHSDWALNEAAVQKVSPDRMLEVVLEIDGRPVTGFGCDGIVCATPTGSTAYAFSAGGPVVWPEVEALLMVPISAHALFAKPLVTSPTSVLAVEVQPHTPHGVLWCDGRRTVELPAGARVEVRRGAVPVRLARLHQASFTDRLVAKFALPVSGWRGAPH; the protein is encoded by the coding sequence TTGACGACGAATACGGCACGAACAGTATTTCTTCTCGCGCACACCGGCCGGCCGGCCGCGATCCGGAGCGCCGAACTCGTCGTGCAGGGACTGCTCCGCAACGGTCTCGGCGTGCGGGTGCTGGCCCACGAGGCGGCCGATCTGCCGTTGCCGCCCGAGGTCGAGATCGTCAGCGAGACGGGCCCCGCCGCGGTGGACGGCTGTGAGCTGCTCATCGTCCTCGGCGGGGACGGCACACTGCTGCGCGGCGCCGAGATCTCCCGGGCCTCCGGGGTACCGATGCTCGGCGTCAACCTCGGCCGGGTCGGATTCCTCGCCGAGGCCGAGCGGGACGACCTGGACCAGGTGGTCGACCGGGTCGTCACCCGCGCCTACCAGGTCGAGGAACGCATGACGCTCGACGTCCTCGTGCACAGCAACGGCGACATCGTGCACTCCGACTGGGCGCTCAACGAGGCGGCCGTGCAGAAGGTGTCGCCGGACCGGATGCTCGAAGTCGTCCTGGAGATCGACGGCCGGCCGGTCACCGGGTTCGGCTGCGACGGCATCGTCTGCGCGACCCCGACCGGATCGACCGCGTACGCGTTCTCGGCGGGCGGCCCCGTCGTCTGGCCGGAGGTCGAGGCGCTGCTCATGGTGCCGATCAGCGCCCACGCGCTGTTCGCCAAACCGCTCGTGACCTCCCCGACCTCGGTGCTCGCCGTCGAGGTCCAGCCGCACACGCCGCACGGGGTGCTGTGGTGCGACGGGCGCAGGACCGTGGAGCTGCCCGCCGGGGCGCGGGTCGAGGTACGGCGCGGGGCGGTGCCCGTACGGCTGGCACGGCTGCACCAGGCGTCCTTCACGGACCGGCTCGTCGCCAAGTTCGCGCTGCCCGTCTCGGGGTGGCGGGGAGCGCCCCACTGA
- a CDS encoding TlyA family RNA methyltransferase: MAGVARRRLDAELVRRNLARSREHASQLIAAGRVTVGGTTATKPATQVETSAAVVVTKDDSDPEYVSRGGHKLAGALAAFVPLGLKVEGRRALDAGASTGGFTDVLLRAGADHVVAVDVGYGQLAWSLQSDERVTVKDRTNVRELTLEQIDGTPVDLVVGDLSFIPLGLVLPALARCAAPDADLVLMVKPQFEVGKERLGSGGVVRSPELRAEAVREVARRAGLLGLGVRGVTASPLPGPSGNVEYFLWLRAGAPELDPADVDRAVAEGPR; the protein is encoded by the coding sequence GTGGCAGGAGTGGCACGTCGCCGCCTCGACGCCGAGCTGGTACGCCGTAATCTCGCCCGCTCTCGCGAGCACGCGAGCCAGCTGATCGCAGCGGGGCGGGTGACCGTCGGTGGCACCACCGCGACCAAACCCGCCACGCAGGTCGAGACCAGCGCCGCGGTCGTCGTCACGAAGGACGACAGCGACCCGGAGTACGTCTCGCGCGGCGGGCACAAACTGGCCGGAGCACTCGCCGCCTTCGTGCCCCTGGGGCTGAAGGTGGAGGGGCGGCGGGCGCTGGACGCCGGGGCGTCGACCGGTGGCTTCACCGACGTACTCCTGCGGGCCGGAGCCGACCATGTCGTCGCCGTCGACGTCGGTTACGGCCAGCTCGCCTGGTCGCTGCAGTCCGATGAACGCGTCACCGTCAAGGACCGTACCAACGTGCGGGAGTTGACGTTGGAGCAGATCGACGGAACGCCGGTGGACCTGGTGGTGGGCGATCTGTCGTTCATCCCACTGGGACTCGTGCTGCCCGCTCTCGCGCGCTGCGCCGCCCCCGACGCGGACCTGGTCCTCATGGTCAAGCCGCAGTTCGAGGTGGGCAAGGAACGGCTCGGCAGCGGCGGCGTGGTCCGCAGTCCCGAACTGCGGGCCGAGGCGGTACGCGAAGTGGCGCGCCGGGCCGGACTGCTGGGCCTGGGGGTGCGGGGCGTGACGGCAAGTCCGCTGCCGGGCCCCTCGGGGAACGTCGAGTACTTTCTGTGGCTGCGGGCCGGAGCACCCGAGCTCGATCCCGCGGATGTCGACCGTGCAGTGGCGGAGGGGCCTCGTTGA